The stretch of DNA TATTGGTATTTTAGCTGCCATTGGTATTACAGCTGTAAGTAGTGCCAGGGTTCAAGCTCGTGACGCGAAGAGATTAGGTGATATTCGTCAGATTATGGCAGCCTTAGAAATGTTTTTTCAGGACGTGGGAAGATATCCAAGCAACTTAGCAGATCGGAATATTGCTGGTTTATGTCTAACACGAGAAAACAATATTAGTAGCATTTGTACTGGTAATCTTTATCTCGTTATTCCCAGCGATCCTTTACTGAATTCAACTGACGGTGCATGTAGTGCTACACAGACAAGATATCAATATTCAACAGAAGACAGTAATAGAACCTATCTACTTGAGTTCTGTCTAGCTCGAGGGGCTGGTGGTTATGCGGCTGGAGCAAGAAACGCAACACCAGCTGGGATAAGGTAGGCGGG from Patescibacteria group bacterium encodes:
- a CDS encoding prepilin-type N-terminal cleavage/methylation domain-containing protein encodes the protein MKKRGFTLVELLVVIAIIGILAAIGITAVSSARVQARDAKRLGDIRQIMAALEMFFQDVGRYPSNLADRNIAGLCLTRENNISSICTGNLYLVIPSDPLLNSTDGACSATQTRYQYSTEDSNRTYLLEFCLARGAGGYAAGARNATPAGIR